The Mercenaria mercenaria strain notata chromosome 10, MADL_Memer_1, whole genome shotgun sequence genome contains a region encoding:
- the LOC123559412 gene encoding uncharacterized protein LOC123559412 translates to MGCEKKFHPDKSETDQSPVLSPRGTECQAERDYPNSVTVYNPLKSASQQCVNSSNFQKNYKMASDNNASDGKNRGQDSVREPVESTDETISEIVETNSKSEDENEVDNVANPEIETARTENNNKEETNIPNRDNGDIDNIRSESTNVMVSDDNNTKLVNATEQMNVEDDDEKQKESERLPVASHPVEVIAQSSSEENTASNGPLSENNIQLEVLNRLERLKDQLDTLTDIPPILFDVSLNCLKPSTIEYMSYHLDVDNDVLSPDDKCKDYRGMAEWIGLENIFIKYISRSSFMLKTREVLSKWLTIEVEPLPTLKNLRDCLLAIDRPDVLEDMSIKMARDAVSWKMTQFEANTKKQSRKEDTSWQLTRHDVVSGKKTMYTACLLYADEDELMAQLITKLYKTAYKDALFFLPQFDLKHGKYELDTTARVIDERCDKKVVFLLSEYFYASHICQFAVNYAANHGTGHGNLIPFHLTRNVNAVPNVLKGIAGIRWFRKGTRQHTWQVLSDSLLAEKLQNVELLADIKERIGKMVEKDKEYYLQDPPYDDDVEPPGEPIEVIEPEGSSSMPSSIDLEFQRLKIEEELQRTKKKSKWKIMRQIGRAIFEKILPFNPHHGKCHSSSPSPNMTETELRTFKVSGTDSKNDNSVNSLTYSMQKERDTDDGSELGAVGGEDISPKCNDLNIDAESPKTYTPKEALNIPDSESMVMKPRTVSLRENNSSLCSQREPENVTKLSNGSSKLDNTNYSDMKGKDKQRNYSRKTTSSYEKKTMNCDGDKAERETLICKESHKETVLDTCDDVKQTDALMAGYNQT, encoded by the exons ATGGGATGCGAGAAAAAGTTCCATCCAGACAAATCGGAAACCGACCAGTCACCTGTACTAAGCCCACGTGGAACTGAATGCCAAGCTGAACGCGATTACCCTAATTCTGTTACTGTTTATAATCCACTCAAATCTGCATCTCAACAATGTGTAAATAGCTctaattttcaaaagaattataaaaTGGCATCAGATAACAATGCATCAGATGGGAAGAATCGTGGCCAAGACAGTGTTCGTGAACCTGTTGAGAGTACAGATGAAACAATTAGTGAAATTGTTGAAACAAATAGTAAATCTGAAGATGAAAATGAGGTTGACAATGTTGCCAATCCCGAAATTGAAACTGCAAGAACGGAGAATAATAACAAAGAAGAAACAAACATTCCTAACCGTGACAATGGTGACATAGACAATATAAGGAGTGAATCAACTAACGTAATGGTGTCTGATGATAATAATACAAAACTTGTTAATGCAACAGAACAAATGAATGTGGAAGATGACGacgaaaaacaaaaagaaagcgAACGCCTGCCAGTTGCATCACATCCAGTTGAAGTGATAGCGCAATCGTCATCTGAAGAGAACACAGCTAGTAATGGACCTCTGTCTGAAAATAATATTCAGTTAGAAGTTCTAAACAGATTAGAAAGATTAAAAGATCAACTCGACACATTAACTGACATTCCACCAATTTTGTTTGACGTGTCTCTAAACTGTTTAAAACCCAGTACAATCGAATATATGTCTTATCATCTAGACGTAGATAATGACGTTCTTTCACCGGATGATAAATGTAAAGACTATCGTGGAATGGCGGAATGGATCGgtcttgaaaacattttcataaagtATATATCTCGCTCATCATTTATGTTAAAGACTCGAGAGGTGCTAAGTAAATGGCTTACAATCGAGGTGGAACCTCTACCCACTCTGAAGAATCTAAGAGACTGTTTACTAGCAATAGACCGGCCAGATGTACTTGAAGATATGTCAATTAAAATGG CACGAGATGCAGTGTCATGGAAAATGACCCAGTTTGAAG CCAACACAAAGAAACAGTCTCGCAAAGAAGACACATCATGGCAACTTACACGACATGACG TGGTGTCAGGGAAGAAGACTATGTATACAGCCTGCCTGCTCTATGCCGACGAGGACGAGCTGATGGCCCAGCTAATCACCAAGTTGTACAAGACAGCTTATAAAGACGCTTTGTTCTTCCTGCCACAGTTTGATTTGAAGCACGGGAAATATGAATTAGACACGACTGCACGAGTAATTGATGAAAG aTGCGATAAAAAGGTGGTGTTCTTGTTGTCGGAGTATTTCTATGCTTCACATATCTGTCAGTTTGCTGTAAATTACGCCGCGAATCATG GTACTGGACACGGAAATCTGATACCATTCCATTTGACGAGAAATGTCAACGCTGTCCCCAATGTCCTGAAAGGAATAGCTGGTATTCGGTGGTTCAGGAAAGGGACTAGACAGCATACGTGGCAGGTACTCAGCGACAGCCTTTTAGCCGAGAAACTTCAAAACGTAGAACTCCTTGCAGATATAAAAGAGAGAATTGGGAAAATGGTTGAAAAAGACAAAGAATATTACCTACAGGATCCACCCTACGATGATGATGTTGAACCACCTGGTGAACCGATTGAAGTTATCGAACCAGAAGGGTCCTCCAGTATGCCATCTTCTATAGATCTTGAATTTCAGAGGTTGAAAATCGAGGAAGAGTTGCAAAGAACGAAGAAAAAATCTAAGTGGAAAATTATGAGGCAAATAGGAAGAGCtatctttgaaaaaatattaccTTTCAATCCTCATCATGGCAAATGTCATAGTTCGTCCCCATCACCGAACATGACTGAGACTGAACTGAGGACGTTTAAAGTAAGCGGGACAGATTCCAAAAATGACAATTCGGTTAACAGTTTGACATATTCAATGCAAAAGGAACGTGACACTGATGACGGCAGCGAGTTGGGTGCAGTAGGAGGGGAGGACATAAGTCCAAAGTGTAATGATCTGAATATAGACGCTGAATCTCCAAAAACGTACACGCCTAAAGAAGCTCTCAATATTCCTGATTCAGAGAGCATGGTCATGAAACCAAGAACGGTCAGCCTCAGGGAAAACAATAGCTCGTTATGTTCTCAGCGTGAACCTGAGAATGTTACAAAGTTATCAAATGGAAGTTCTAAACTAGATAACACAAACTACTCAGACATGAAAGGTAAGGATAAGCAAAGAAACTATTCTCGTAAAACAACCAGCTCATACGAGAAGAAAACAATGAACTGCGATGGAGATAAAGCAGAAAGAGAGACGCTTATTTGCAAAGAGAGCCATAAGGAGACCGTATTAGATACatgtgatgatgttaaacaaacGGATGCTCTCATGGCTGGCTATAACCAAACATGA